The Acidithiobacillus thiooxidans ATCC 19377 DNA window GCAGCCTTCCTCGCGCAATGCCTTGCAGGCTTGAACTCCCGAGTAATCAAATTCGCAGGCCTGACCAATGACAATGGGGCCGGCGCCAATCAGCAGGACGCTGTGAATATCTTGATGCTTAGGCATGGGTTTGGGCTCCGTATTGATGCATGGCAACTACGAAATCATCAAAAATGATGCTGGCATCGTGGGGGCCGGGTCCTGCTTCCGGATGTCCCTGAAAGGAAAAAACCGGGAGGCTGTTATGGGCCATACCCTGTAAACTGCCATCAAACAGGGAGGTATGCGTAATACGCACGCAGTCCGGCAAGCTTTGGGCGTCCACCGCAAACCCGTGGTTTTGACTGGTAATTAATACCCGACCCCTGCGCAGGTCTTTGACCGGATGATTGGCACCATGATGCCCGAATTTCATTTTGATGGTTTTGGCACCCAAGGCGATGCCGAGTAGCTGATGTCCCAGACAGAGCCCAAAAGTGGGTATTCGTGCCGCAATGATGTCGCGCATGGCTTGCTGGGCATAATCGAGGGCCTCGGGATCTCCCGGCCCATTGGAGAACAGCACCCCATCCGGGCGCAGGGCGACGACTTCAGCTGCCGGTGTTTTGGCAGGCACCAGGGTAATCCGGCAGGCGCGGTCGGCGAGCAGACGCAATATATTATTCTTTTTGCCGAAATCGTAAACCACTACATGATATTGCGGATGGCTGACGGGCCGCGCCTGATAACCCTGTTCGGGCTGGCCACTGGCCAAAAGCCATTCCGAAGATTTTTGCGCTGCCACGTCCTGCACCAGATCCCGACCCAGCAAGCCGGGAAATTCGCGCGCGGCAGCCAGGGCTTCGCTTTCACTCACCTCAGCGCCAACCAGCAAAGCCGCATTCTGAGCGCCGCCATTGCGCAGGCGGCGGGTGAGTGCGCGGGTATCGATACCGGCAATGGCGGGAATACCCTGCTGGGTCAGAAAATCGGGGAGCGTCTGGGTACTGCGCCAGTTACTGGGGGTACGAGGTAAATTACGCAGTACCAGAGCCGAGCAGAATATTTTTGATCCTTCCATGTCTTCGGGGTTGATCCCGGTGTTGCCAATATGCGGATAGGTCAAGGTCACGATTTGGCCGCGATAGGAAGGATCCGTCAAGATTTCCTGGTAACCCGTCATCGCTGTATTAAAACAGATTTCACCGACGGCCAGACCCTTGCTGCCAAAGCCTGTACCCCGGTAGATACTGCCGTCTGCCAATGCCAGGACCGCCTGCACTTTCTCACCTCGTCTACCATGGAAGATGCAAAAAAGGGAGGGTGTCCCCTCCCGCATAGATTGCCCGTATTCTAGGGATATGCCGGGCACTGGTCAACGCAGTTGTCGGCACATTCATTCCGAAAAAAGTGGCGGCGGTAAGCATTACACAACGATAAGTGCTTGAGTGTGTGGAAAGTGATGTTAAGCTTGTGACCATGATCAGCTGTTCATAATTCCAAAAGGAGTGGTTCCGTATGCGTCGCATTCAGAGTTCGTTGTTGTTTGCTGGAGTCGTGTTGGCCCTGTCTGGCTGTGGTTCAGCGACTAATAATGGCTTGGGTCCGCAGGCCGAAAATACTTATCCTGTGCCCTCGGCTATTAGCACGCCATCCAGCTACAGTGCACCCGCGCCTACCTTGCAGGTCCCTGCCCAGCCTCTGTCGCAGCCAAAAACTTTACCCGCTCCTTCGGCCCCCAGCGTGAATTATTCGTCTACGACTTTACCCTTGACGCCTCTGGCATCCTCCACCGCAGCCATATCCAGCGCCACGCAATCTGTCACCCTACCCGTCACCCGGACGGTGGAAAATGCCAAAAATTCTGCGAATCAGGCAGTGAGTAGTGCCCAAGGCGCAGTGCAGCAGCAGCTCAATACGGCAACGTCTTCCTTTTCTGGAAAGTGGCAGCAGGATATGGTCAAAGCTCGACAGGACAGCGCAAAATGTGCTGCTTTGAGTTCGACAGCGCAAAGTGACTGCTGGCAGAATGTGTCAACTTGGGCAAAAACGCGGGCTACGCAGTATCAGAGCATGAGCGCCACGGCGACTGGTGCTCAGGCACAGCAAATGCAATCCGCCGCCAAGTTTTTCGGTGTAACTGGTGAATGGGCCAGTGCCTGTAGTTCTCTCAGTGCTCAGTCTTGCGCGGAGTCACCGCTGATCAGCAAGATGCAGCAGTGGAAGGCTTCAGTGGGCATTCCCGGAACCACTGCCGGGCAATAAAATTTGCAGACTTCTGAAAATCTGCCATTCCGTTTTCTTGGCGGGGCGACGACTTAAATGAACATGGATCACTTTGCACTGGTTTCCCTGATTAGTCTGGCTATTACCCTGGCGGTAGCAACAACGGGGTCACTGTTTCGGCCGGACGCCTGGTATACGCGCCTCCAAAAGCCCAAGGGCACGCCTCCACCCTGGGTTTTTCCAGTAGTCTGGACGCTGTTGTATATTATCATGGCTTTTTCGGCAGCGTTGATTTATGTCAGCCCGGCCAGTCCATTACGAACAGTGGGTTTGTCTTTGTATGGCCTGCAGTTGCTCTGTAATGCCGCATGGTCATGGCTGTTTTTCGGGCGGCATCAGGTGCTTTGGGCCCTGGCAGACCTGGTTTTGCTCCTGCTCCTGGTGTTGGCTTGTTTCCTGGTTTTTATGTGGATCACGCCGCTGGCCGCCTGGTTGTTGCTGCCTTATTTACTCTGGCTCTGCGTGGCGTTGTATCTGAATGCCGCGACCTATCGCCTGAATCGATTCTCCTGATGTGGCTCATGCGCAATCCGGAAAAAACCATGGTTCAGGTGGCTGATCTGAACCTGCAGCTGACGCGCAAGGCGGTGAAGAATTTACGCATTATGGTTTATCCCCCTGACGGGGAGGTAAGAGTCAGTGCGCCCTGGGCGATGACAGATGGAGACATTCGTGCGGCCATTCTGGCCCGTTTGTCCTGGATCAGGCAGCACCAGCAGCAATTTCAGCATCAGACTCCGTCACCGGTTCTGGAATATCAATCCGGCGAAACCCATTCCTATTTGGGACAGGACTATATACTCCGGGTGCATGCAGTGGCTGGTCGCGGCCGTATTGAATTGCGCGACGCTGCCTTTATGGACATGTACTGTCCGCCCGAAGCGGCACAAGCTGAACGACAGGCTTTGCTCCACAAGTATTATCGTCAGGCACTAAAAGACCGCATTCCGAAAATTGTTGCCCGCTATGAACCGATTCTGGGTGTAAAGGTGGCTGAGTGGGGCGTTAAACGCATGCGCACTCGCTGGGGTACCTGCAACATCCGCGCGCGGCGCATCTGGCTTGGCCTGGAGCTTGCCCGCTACGCAGAAATTTGTCTGGAATATGTGGTGTTACATGAAATGGCTCATTTGCTGGAGCGCCTGCACAATGATCGTTTCAGGAGCATCCTCGATGCGGCCATGCCAGACTGGCGTCGGGTGAAAAATCAACTCCGCTCTGGTTCTGCCCCTTTTTGCTGAAAACTCTTGATGCTTACTCTGTGATAAATACTATAATTCTTGAACTACCAGCATTATGGTGGCTCAGGTAATTAGCAAGAGGGTAAAATCATGCAAAACAAGCGTTCAAAACAATTACTCATCATTTCCATCAGCTTGGGTCTGGGTTTGGGGATGATGCAGGAAGCGGCCCAGGCGGCGACAACGGCGCCGGCCACAGCTGCGGTGGGGCACTACCACGCGCTGACGGGTAACCCGAGTGGCACCTATCAGATTGATCCAGAGCATTCCGCTGCTTATTTTACCATTGGTCATGTGGGTATTGGCCCCTTTAGCGGACGTTTCAACAAGATTTCCGGTACTTATACCGTTAACACTCAGGATCCGGCCAAAGACACGGCCAAAATTGTCATCCCGGCGGCCAGCATTTTTACAAACTTCGCCCCTCGCGATAAATATCTCCGCAGCCCGACCTTTTTTGATGTCAAAAAATATCCTGACGTGACTTTTGTCAGCACCCGTTATCAGCCGATCAGCAAAACGACGGGCGATCTCTATGGCAAGTTGACCCTGCATGGTGTTACCCGGGCGATAATGTTTCGGGTCAGGGAAACCGGCGCTGGCGATGTGAAATATCTTCCCAAGCCTTGGGGGGGGTATTTGTCCGGATTTGTCGCCGTTACTACCATTCAGCGCAGTAATTACGGCATGAAAGCCTATCTTCCCGAAGGACTCTCCAACAAAGTCCATATTCGGGTAGAAATTGAAGGTAAAAAAATCGCCTGACGGATCCAAACAGAAATCGGCGTAAAGCAAAGTCGCTGTAATGCGGCTACGCGAACTGCCGATTTTTTTCTTGCAATTACTTAGATAGCTAAGTATAAGGTTGCGAACTATATAACCAACAAGCCAGGAGTGGGCCATGTCAGAAGAACAGATACAGCAGGATTTTGCTCTGGCGCTCCATGATACTGCGCGAGCCTGGCGACACGCTTTGGATCGCCGTCTGAAAG harbors:
- the carA gene encoding glutamine-hydrolyzing carbamoyl-phosphate synthase small subunit, translating into MQAVLALADGSIYRGTGFGSKGLAVGEICFNTAMTGYQEILTDPSYRGQIVTLTYPHIGNTGINPEDMEGSKIFCSALVLRNLPRTPSNWRSTQTLPDFLTQQGIPAIAGIDTRALTRRLRNGGAQNAALLVGAEVSESEALAAAREFPGLLGRDLVQDVAAQKSSEWLLASGQPEQGYQARPVSHPQYHVVVYDFGKKNNILRLLADRACRITLVPAKTPAAEVVALRPDGVLFSNGPGDPEALDYAQQAMRDIIAARIPTFGLCLGHQLLGIALGAKTIKMKFGHHGANHPVKDLRRGRVLITSQNHGFAVDAQSLPDCVRITHTSLFDGSLQGMAHNSLPVFSFQGHPEAGPGPHDASIIFDDFVVAMHQYGAQTHA
- a CDS encoding TspO/MBR family protein codes for the protein MNMDHFALVSLISLAITLAVATTGSLFRPDAWYTRLQKPKGTPPPWVFPVVWTLLYIIMAFSAALIYVSPASPLRTVGLSLYGLQLLCNAAWSWLFFGRHQVLWALADLVLLLLLVLACFLVFMWITPLAAWLLLPYLLWLCVALYLNAATYRLNRFS
- a CDS encoding M48 family metallopeptidase, with protein sequence MRNPEKTMVQVADLNLQLTRKAVKNLRIMVYPPDGEVRVSAPWAMTDGDIRAAILARLSWIRQHQQQFQHQTPSPVLEYQSGETHSYLGQDYILRVHAVAGRGRIELRDAAFMDMYCPPEAAQAERQALLHKYYRQALKDRIPKIVARYEPILGVKVAEWGVKRMRTRWGTCNIRARRIWLGLELARYAEICLEYVVLHEMAHLLERLHNDRFRSILDAAMPDWRRVKNQLRSGSAPFC
- a CDS encoding YceI family protein codes for the protein MQNKRSKQLLIISISLGLGLGMMQEAAQAATTAPATAAVGHYHALTGNPSGTYQIDPEHSAAYFTIGHVGIGPFSGRFNKISGTYTVNTQDPAKDTAKIVIPAASIFTNFAPRDKYLRSPTFFDVKKYPDVTFVSTRYQPISKTTGDLYGKLTLHGVTRAIMFRVRETGAGDVKYLPKPWGGYLSGFVAVTTIQRSNYGMKAYLPEGLSNKVHIRVEIEGKKIA